GGGCCCCTTCAGCTATCATCAGCGCTGCACCTCCCTGTTCGCCCTCTGGTGCACCCTCCTCGGCAGGCTGAAAGATGAACTTCACTGTGCCCGGGAGCTTGGCCTTCATGCGAGTCAGCACCTCCGCCACACCCAAAAGGATGGCCATGTGCGCGTCGTGACCGCAGGCGTGCATGACACCGACTTCTTGCCCCCGATAGGTGGTCCGCACGCGCGACGCGAAGGGCAAATCGAGCTCCTCGGTAACCGGGAGAGCATCCATGTCGGCGCGCAGCGCTACCACCGGCTGAGCTTTGGCACCACGTAGGAGGCCGATGACACCAGTGTGCGCCACTCCGGTGCGCACCTCCAGGCCCATCCGCCGCAGTTCCTCGGCGATGATGCCTGCAGTGCGAAACTCCCGATTTGAAAGCTCGGGGTTTTGGTGGAAATCTCTTCGCCACGCCACCACCTTTGTCTCCACTTGGGGCGCAAGTCGGTCGATTTCCTGGGCCAGTCGGCTCGCCCCTTGCCCTGACTGCTTGCCGTTTGCGCCCCCGGCGAACGCCATAATCAAGACCGCCACGGCCATGAAGGCCAATACACAGTGGTTTCCCAACGCAATAGCCATAACCACGCGCCTCCCTTGCCATTCCAAGCAAACCCCATACCGATTATCTCACTGGTACGAGACCTCCCAAAGACCCAGGTCCTGCAATCGTCCCAACCTCCTCGCACCCGGTGGAGGAGCTCCACGTTCACAAAGCTCATGAACCTTGCGCCTTTGCTCTTTTGAGCGGCTGCACAGTCCATCCGGCTTCAGCCAGTGCAGGCCTTGTCTTCGACCAAGAGCTATGCCAATCCTTTGCTCCATGCCCCCTTTATCGCCCGTCCCCATAAACGCAGGAGCCGCACGACAGTGAAGTGCTCTATTCGTCTTCACCAGTGCCAAGGCCCTCTCCGCTCCCTTGCTACTGCTGAATCGCATTGCGCACAAACGAAGCCAAGTCCTCTTTCAGCGCCACCAGCGACGGCTTGTGAATGTACATCATGTGGCCCGCTTCATAGCAGCGCACGGTGATGTTGCCGCGCAGAGACGGATCAAGCTCCATGTGCTCGACGGTGTACTTGGCGGCAAAGTAGGGAGTAGCCAGGTCATAGAGGCCGCATGCGACAAAAACCCGGAGATACGGGTTCATACTCATGGCCTTGCGCAGGGTCTCGGCTACGTTGAGGTAGCGGTTCTGGTAGGGAGCATAGTTCCAAGGGCTCACCCGTCCGGTGAGAATCTCATAGGGCAAGTCGCTTTCGAACTTGAGTTCTCTTCGCACATAGTCATTGAGCGTGGCCGTAAACGGCCCCTGGATCGCCGCATAACTGGGGTCGAACTCGTAGCGCTCCCCAGCCGCATCGCGGTCGATACCCTTGAAGCGGCTGTCCAGCCTGCCCACGGTGCGCCGCTCGAGGCGCAGGAGTTCCTTGACAAAACGAGCCATCGCAATACGCAGGTTACTCTGGCGAACATAGACCTCTGACAGACCGGTGAGCATGGCCACACTGTCAGCGACAGCACCTGTTTCGGCTTCGGTAAGCGCATCTCCCTTCATCAATGCCGTAGCATACGTTCCCATGGCAAATCCTTCTGCCCGTCGCAATGCCACCACCAGGTCACTTTGCAGCTCGGGTGGTAAGCGTCGATGGTACCAGGCGGTAGCAGTGTAAGAAGGCAAGAAAAGAATGTACGGCAAGTCATTGCCCACAGCAAAGTTGGCTGTCTGGAAATTAAGAATGGCCGAGATGAGCATTATGCCGTTCAGGTACATGCCGTGGCGTTCTTGCAGATGTCCGGCCAGTGCCGCAGCGCGAGTGGTGCCGTAGCTCTCGCCTATCAAGAATTTGGGCGAAGCCCAACGCATGAAGCGGGTGGTGTAGAGTCGAATAAACTCTCCAACCCAGACCACATCTTCATCGACGCCGTGGAATTGACGGGGGTCCTCGCCAGGCACAGCCCTGCTATAGCCCGTAGTCACTGGGTCTATGAAGACCAAATCGGTTACATCCAGCAAGGAGTACTCGTTGTTCACCAAGCGGTACGGGGGAGGCGGTGGGTTCCCCTCGTCGTCTAGGAGCACGCGGCGCGGACCCAAGAGCCCCAGGTGGAGCCACACCGAGGACGAACCAGGGCCGCCATTGAATGAGAACGTGAGGGGTCTCGTCCTGGGGTCAGTCACTCCCTGCTTCTCATAGGCGATGAAAAAGATCGATGCCTTTGGCTTGCCATCCTCCTCCTTGAGCAACAGGGTACCCGCCGTGGCGCGATAGACGATTTCCTCCCCCGCAATCCGCACCCGATGGGTAGTTACCCTCAGCTCCTCCTTTGGCTCCTTGGAGGACCGCTCGGCGCGCGCGCTATCTGCAACAGTTCCTCCCTGCTGGCCATAAGCACTAATTGCGCCCGCAACCAGCAGGACAGCGGCCCGGATACTTAACCACCCGGCCATTCCTGCTTCCCTCCTCGTCTTGGTCCACCTGCACTAGGCACGCTGAAAAATGGAGCTCTCTTTCCCGAAGATCTTTGCACACAACCACAGGCTACCCATCGCAATGGCAGCCATCACCGCGTACACTGTGGTGAGTAGAACAGGGGAGGCTCTCCCCGCCAGCACGGCTTTTGTGGCCAAGGTAACATTCAGTACCGGTATCATGGCCGTTACCAGGTTGAGCTGAAGGACCGGCAGAGTACCGATTATCCCGGGCAGGAATACGACCATCAGTAGGGGCGAAACATAACTTTGCGCCTCCTTGTACGAACGAGCAACAATGGAGACGGAGAGCAACAACCCGGCGAAGAAAACTGCCAACGGCACGAGCAGCGACAGGACTATGAGAATCGCGTGAGGTTCCACGATGACTAACAAGGCTCTCATGAACTCAGGAGGTAGACCTCGAAATTGCTGCAGACCGATATAGAGTCCCACCATTGAAAGTCCTGCTGCAACAAGTCCCACCATCACCACCACCAAAAACTTGCCGAGGAGAATCTCAAAACGTCCGGCCGGCGTAGTGAGCAGGGTCTCCAAGGTGCCTCGCTCCTTTTCCCCCGCCGCAAGGTCAATGGCCGGGTACATGCAGCCAGTGAAACAGAATATGATGAATAGATAGGGCAGAAAGCCACCGATAGTCTCTGCGATTTTTGCCCTCGGCGTAGCAATATTGTGCTCCTGGACCACAATTGTCTGGTGCACGGTGGGCCCCAAACCCAACCTCGCGAAACGCGCTGCCCTGAGCGTGTCGCCGTACTCGTCGAGTATCGCAAGCATCCTGGTCACCTCTGCGGCGCGGCGCTCGGTTGCACGATAGTACAGGTCCACTTGACCAGCAGAGAGCGTGCGTATACGCTCCTCAAAGTCGTTGGCGATCACGACAAGGGCGTCGAGTTCGCCCCTCTCTATGCGCTGCATTCCGTCATCAAAGTCCCCGACAGCACAAGGGGTCACATCCGCACGCTGCGCCAGCCATTTGGCAAAATCGTCGGCGCCTCCCTGTGGCATGACCGCCACGCGAAGCGTGCGCTCCTGCGCGGTGCGTATTCGCGTCACCGTGAACCTTGCCATGCCGCCTACCAGCAGCGGGAAAACCAAGAGCGGGATCGCCACCATCGTGACGAGTGTCCGCCGGTCCCGAAGTGTCTCTATCAGTTCCTTCTTGAAGACAATCAGCGCCGTGCTCATGCGCCCGCCTCCTGCACTATTCGAACAAACTCATCCTCGAGGGTCTTGGCACGCATGTTCGTCACGAGGTCCTGGTAGGTGCCCAGAAAACAGATCCTGCCCCGGTGCAGAATAGCGACATCGTCCGCCAACAAACTCACCTCGCCCATGATATGCGTCGAGAAAAGCACCGTTTTGCCCGCCTGACGGCAGTCGCGAATCAACTGGATGATGTGGCGGGCGGCAATGACATCCAGCCCCTGCGTGGGCTCATCGAACACCACCACCTCCGGGTCGTGGATGATGGTGCGAGCAATCGAAACTCTCTGGCGCATGCCACTTGACAACTTGCCGATGCGGCGGTTGGCAAACTCACTGATGCCCAGGAGCTCAAAGAGCTCGTTCCGGCGCCTTTTGAACAATTCTTCGTCCATGCCGTAGAGGTCGGCATAGTAACGCATCAGCTCATTGGGGGTTAGACGCTCGTATGGGCGGGTGGTGCCGGTCAGAAAGCCGATCCGTCGGCGCACTTCCTGCGGCCGCTCGGTCACGTCCATACCCAAGACGGAGATTTGGCCTGCGGTTGGGCGCATGAGTGTCGCCACCATGCGCAGTGCGGTCGTCTTGCCGGCCCCATTCGGTCCCAGCAAAGTGAACACGCGGCCGGGCCTGCACGTGAAGCTGACCCCAGCGACCGCATGCAACACGCGCTCCTCCGCCTCAAGCCCCAGTTCGCTCCGCTGGCGGGCGGAAAGGGGAAACGTCTTCCACACATCTTTGAACTCAATCACCGCAGCAGGCCCCTCCTGATTTGGTCACCGAACCACGCACTGCTCTCGTCGGGTCCCTCACAGTTGTGCACGCACCTAGGGAACCACACTTTGCAACTCCTTCCCAAGAAAGAGCACCCATACCCCACCTGCCGTTGGGCGCCCGGCACCTCCCACCTACTGCCTCCCTTCTCCTCATGAACACCGTGCGCTATGCGGGTCTTGGCACCCCCAAAACCTCGAGTCACTGCCTGCCCCTACCTTTAAGGCCGGATTCCATCACAGCTTGAGACAGCGACGTGTACCGCCAGAAATCATCGAATCTCATTCGGGCTTCGTCCCAGCCAGAGGTCTTCTGCCCAGAGCGGCGTTATCCTTGCGCCCTGTAACCCATACCGCAAACGAGGACCCTCGCCGAATGTGGACATCGAGACCGCGTGCGGCCAGGTTGTCGGCGATGCTCGTGGCCGGCAGAAAACGACTGCGCATCCTCATCAGCCTCTCTACCCACACTAGCACTTTGACAACCGACCTTGCTATGTCCGGTTCTTCCACTACGACACGGCCACCTGAAGCTAACACTGTGACCAACTCTGCGATAGTCTCCTCCTGGCGGGGAAAGTGGTGAAGGGCATCCACTACCAACGCACAGGCAAATGACGCAGGTCGAAACGGAAGATGAGCCGCATCCGCTGCCACACGGTAGACCTTGGGGACCAGTTTCCCCTTCCTCAGCATGGCAAGTGAGAGGTCGACGACCACGATCTTCTCGGCTTCCTTGCAGAAGTGGCGCGAAATCCGCCCTGTACCACCGCCGAGATCGAGGAGGGCGCCCCGGCAAGGCAAGCCTAGGAGCCCACGGAGTGTTTCCAGGTCCGCCACCGGGATCAGCCGGTCGTAGACCGGGGCGAGTAACGAGAAAATGTCCACCGGCTCCTCCTATCACTCGCAACGAAGGCGCTCTATACCCGCCGCTTGAACCCCTCGCCAAGCACTTCGTGCACGTTGTTGATGATCATGAAGCAATGCGGATCGATAGCTTTCACCAACTCTATGAGCTGATTTATTTCCTTCCGGCTGACGACGGTGTAAAGGATCTCTCTGTCCTGACCAGTGTAAAGCCCACGCCCCTTGAGGGCAGTGGCACCACGGCTGAGGTCATTCATGATCGCCTCTGCCACCTGGTCGCTCTTGTTGGACACGATCAGAGCCGATCGCGCATAGTCCATGCCATCGAGGATGACGTCGATCAGCCGACTGGATACGAACAGCAAGAAAAAGGCATAGAGCGTGAGCACCAGGACAGGCTTGGTTACCGCAAGACCGCGCCAATGGATGACAGCTCCGGCCAAGCTAATCACCGCGAAGTCGATAAGCATGATCGCCTGTCCTGGCTTCACTCCATGGTTTTTTTGGAGAACGGCGGCTACGATGTCTGAGCCGGCAGTACTCCCTTTAAACTTGAAAATGATCCCCAAGCCGATGCCTAACAGCACCCCACCACACAGGACCAAAAACAGAAAGTCGTGTTCCTGAAGAGAGCGAATCGCAGCGGATTGCTGCAGGCGGAGCCCCCCAAGACCAGGAATTGCACCTCGAACAAAGTCGATGAACAGCGAGTTGGTGGTAAAGCCGTAAAAGGTTCTGGCGCCAAATTGTGGCCCAAGCTGTCGTACGCCCCAGATATAGAGGGGCACATTCAGCACCCACATCAGCGCACCCACGGGGATTGCCCCGCCGGAAAGGTAGTGGATGGTCATCGATAGGCCGCTTACTCCCCCCGGAACCACGTGGGCATCGACAAGAAAAACGCCGATGCCCAAAGCCATGATAAATGACCCCACAGTGATCCAGAGATAATCGCGCAATGCCCGAAGGCGCAGCCACGTGCCTCTGCGAAGTGTCGTGTTCATGTTCCGGTCCACCCTTGGCCTTCTACACACAGGATTCTCTTGCTTCCTGTGCCGGTTCCTCCGGCGCTGCGCCAGGTTCCTCTGCGCGGGCGCTGCGGTGCACCCTGCGTAGGAGGACGTACCCCACCGCAAAGGAAAGGATGAGAGCCGCAATCCCTACCAGCACCAACGGCGGCGTTTCCTTGTAGTCGATGACGATCACTTTCCGCGCTAAAGCAATCATGGCCACCAAGAAAACTACCTCCACACATAGCCGCGCGTGCCGCAAATAGGCGCGCACCGTGGCCAACAGCTCAAGGCCGATGAGAATCATCAGGAAGAACCCGAACACTTCCAGCATTTCGGTAATGTCCAGCAAGAGCACTGGCGGGCGGAGCAACTCCTTAACCAAGACCACAGCCAGCTCCACGGTGGCGGCCGCAATGGCCACCGTCATCATTACGACCACGGCCAAGGTTACCCACCGCTCGTAAAGATTGAGGAATTTGGTCATTAGTAGCACCTCACTCAATTTGCGCTGCCCCATTTTAGCTTGCTGGTGAAAATACCAAAGACGGCAGCAAAACGCAAATGCTTTTTGTGCAAAAAGGGCCGCACTTGACCCGTGCGGCCCCTGGTGTTTTCCCCAAGAAACAAGGAGTCCTTGGTCCAAGAACTCACGCTTTTTCGACGCGAATCTTGTATCCGGCGATTCTCACCTCTTCGGCGCGGCAGCTGCACTCGGCGGCCCCAGGAGGTTTGGGTTTCTTGGAGGTATTGAAACATTGCATAATAGCCTCCTCCTCACTGCGCGCCACGCGCAGATTCCAGCATGGGGAATCGCCCAAATAGTAGACCATGTACAGTTTGAGCTCGTCCATTCAACCCTCCTGGTCACACCTTCTCGCCTGCTGCCACTCGCTTGCGATAGTCGTCAATTGCGGCCTTGAGTGCGTCTTCGGCGAGCACCGAACAGTGCATCTTCACTTTCGGCAGCCCACCCAATGCCTCGGCTACGGTCTTGTTCGTAATGGCTAATGCCTCCTCGATGGTTTTCCCCTTGACCATTTCGGTAACCATGGAGCTGGTCGCTATGGCGGCGCCGCAGCCAAATGTCTTGAACTTGGCATCTACGATGCGGTTGTCTTCCACGCGGATGGTAAGCTTCATCACATCGCCACAGGCGGGATTTCCCACCACACCGACGCCGTTGGCATTTTCCACCACCCCCACGTTGCGAGGGTGCTCGTAGTGGTCCATCACCTTTTCTGAGTACTCACTGGTTATGTCACTCATGGGGCCCCTCTCCTTCCTTCAGGTTCAGTGCCGATGCTTGCCCCAGCTGAGGGATTCTATGTCCACCCCCTCTTTGGCCATTTCGTACAGCGGGCTCATCTCTCTAAGCTTGGCAACGCTGGTCTTGAGCCGCTCCACCAAAAGGTCCACATGTTCGGGGGTGTTGCTCCTGCCCAGTCCGAAGCGCAGCGAACAATGGGCCAATGACTCCGGCACCCCGATGGCTCGCAGCACATACGAGGACTGCAAGGAGGCGGAGGTGCACGCCGACCCCGTCGATAGCGCAAACTCCTTGAGGGCCAGGATAAGCGATTCCCCCTCCACGAAGGCAAAACTGTAGTTGAGGTTGTTTGGCAGGCGCTGCGTCGGGTGACCATTCAGCTTCACGTGCTCCACAGAGGACTCGATCCCTTTGCGCAGGCGCTCGCGCAACTGGAGAAGACGGGCTGCCTCCGCCTCCAAATCGCGCTTGCCAATCTCTGCAGCTTTGCCCAGACCCACGATGCCAGGCACGTTCAAAGTGCCAGAGCGGTAACCCCGCTCATGCCCACCTCCGTCCATTTGCGCCACCAGTTTTACT
This portion of the candidate division KSB1 bacterium genome encodes:
- the nifU gene encoding Fe-S cluster assembly scaffold protein NifU, translating into MSDITSEYSEKVMDHYEHPRNVGVVENANGVGVVGNPACGDVMKLTIRVEDNRIVDAKFKTFGCGAAIATSSMVTEMVKGKTIEEALAITNKTVAEALGGLPKVKMHCSVLAEDALKAAIDDYRKRVAAGEKV
- a CDS encoding ATP-binding cassette domain-containing protein; translation: MIEFKDVWKTFPLSARQRSELGLEAEERVLHAVAGVSFTCRPGRVFTLLGPNGAGKTTALRMVATLMRPTAGQISVLGMDVTERPQEVRRRIGFLTGTTRPYERLTPNELMRYYADLYGMDEELFKRRRNELFELLGISEFANRRIGKLSSGMRQRVSIARTIIHDPEVVVFDEPTQGLDVIAARHIIQLIRDCRQAGKTVLFSTHIMGEVSLLADDVAILHRGRICFLGTYQDLVTNMRAKTLEDEFVRIVQEAGA
- a CDS encoding YitT family protein encodes the protein MNTTLRRGTWLRLRALRDYLWITVGSFIMALGIGVFLVDAHVVPGGVSGLSMTIHYLSGGAIPVGALMWVLNVPLYIWGVRQLGPQFGARTFYGFTTNSLFIDFVRGAIPGLGGLRLQQSAAIRSLQEHDFLFLVLCGGVLLGIGLGIIFKFKGSTAGSDIVAAVLQKNHGVKPGQAIMLIDFAVISLAGAVIHWRGLAVTKPVLVLTLYAFFLLFVSSRLIDVILDGMDYARSALIVSNKSDQVAEAIMNDLSRGATALKGRGLYTGQDREILYTVVSRKEINQLIELVKAIDPHCFMIINNVHEVLGEGFKRRV
- a CDS encoding peptidase S10 codes for the protein MAGWLSIRAAVLLVAGAISAYGQQGGTVADSARAERSSKEPKEELRVTTHRVRIAGEEIVYRATAGTLLLKEEDGKPKASIFFIAYEKQGVTDPRTRPLTFSFNGGPGSSSVWLHLGLLGPRRVLLDDEGNPPPPPYRLVNNEYSLLDVTDLVFIDPVTTGYSRAVPGEDPRQFHGVDEDVVWVGEFIRLYTTRFMRWASPKFLIGESYGTTRAAALAGHLQERHGMYLNGIMLISAILNFQTANFAVGNDLPYILFLPSYTATAWYHRRLPPELQSDLVVALRRAEGFAMGTYATALMKGDALTEAETGAVADSVAMLTGLSEVYVRQSNLRIAMARFVKELLRLERRTVGRLDSRFKGIDRDAAGERYEFDPSYAAIQGPFTATLNDYVRRELKFESDLPYEILTGRVSPWNYAPYQNRYLNVAETLRKAMSMNPYLRVFVACGLYDLATPYFAAKYTVEHMELDPSLRGNITVRCYEAGHMMYIHKPSLVALKEDLASFVRNAIQQ
- a CDS encoding phosphate-starvation-inducible PsiE family protein — encoded protein: MTKFLNLYERWVTLAVVVMMTVAIAAATVELAVVLVKELLRPPVLLLDITEMLEVFGFFLMILIGLELLATVRAYLRHARLCVEVVFLVAMIALARKVIVIDYKETPPLVLVGIAALILSFAVGYVLLRRVHRSARAEEPGAAPEEPAQEARESCV
- a CDS encoding ABC transporter permease — encoded protein: MSTALIVFKKELIETLRDRRTLVTMVAIPLLVFPLLVGGMARFTVTRIRTAQERTLRVAVMPQGGADDFAKWLAQRADVTPCAVGDFDDGMQRIERGELDALVVIANDFEERIRTLSAGQVDLYYRATERRAAEVTRMLAILDEYGDTLRAARFARLGLGPTVHQTIVVQEHNIATPRAKIAETIGGFLPYLFIIFCFTGCMYPAIDLAAGEKERGTLETLLTTPAGRFEILLGKFLVVVMVGLVAAGLSMVGLYIGLQQFRGLPPEFMRALLVIVEPHAILIVLSLLVPLAVFFAGLLLSVSIVARSYKEAQSYVSPLLMVVFLPGIIGTLPVLQLNLVTAMIPVLNVTLATKAVLAGRASPVLLTTVYAVMAAIAMGSLWLCAKIFGKESSIFQRA
- a CDS encoding class I SAM-dependent methyltransferase — translated: MDIFSLLAPVYDRLIPVADLETLRGLLGLPCRGALLDLGGGTGRISRHFCKEAEKIVVVDLSLAMLRKGKLVPKVYRVAADAAHLPFRPASFACALVVDALHHFPRQEETIAELVTVLASGGRVVVEEPDIARSVVKVLVWVERLMRMRSRFLPATSIADNLAARGLDVHIRRGSSFAVWVTGRKDNAALGRRPLAGTKPE
- a CDS encoding amidohydrolase, with translation MAIALGNHCVLAFMAVAVLIMAFAGGANGKQSGQGASRLAQEIDRLAPQVETKVVAWRRDFHQNPELSNREFRTAGIIAEELRRMGLEVRTGVAHTGVIGLLRGAKAQPVVALRADMDALPVTEELDLPFASRVRTTYRGQEVGVMHACGHDAHMAILLGVAEVLTRMKAKLPGTVKFIFQPAEEGAPEGEQGGAALMIAEGALENPRPSAIFGLHVFPFPAGSIAYCPGPA